A genomic region of Staphylococcus roterodami contains the following coding sequences:
- a CDS encoding nucleotide pyrophosphohydrolase, which translates to MKSMSDMQHEVDEYIGQFKAGYFSPLANLARLTEEVGELAREINHTYGEKKKKETEAENSIKAELGDNLFVLLCLANSMGIDMTESFNETMEKFNTRDKNRFERK; encoded by the coding sequence ATGAAATCTATGTCAGATATGCAACATGAAGTTGATGAATATATTGGACAATTTAAAGCAGGATACTTTTCACCATTAGCTAATTTAGCTAGATTAACTGAAGAAGTAGGAGAGCTTGCACGAGAAATAAACCATACTTACGGAGAAAAAAAGAAAAAAGAAACAGAGGCTGAAAATTCAATTAAAGCAGAGTTAGGCGATAATTTATTTGTGTTACTATGCCTTGCAAACTCAATGGGAATTGATATGACAGAAAGCTTCAATGAAACAATGGAAAAGTTTAATACACGAGATAAAAATCGTTTTGAACGTAAATAG